From the genome of Amycolatopsis sp. NBC_01488, one region includes:
- a CDS encoding condensation domain-containing protein: MTSGMSGDREELLRRRLAGARNRQDGPTAGARAARPVLSHGQRRIWFIDRLQQGSPGYTIPAAYRLRGALHIGALHGALAAVTQRHEVLRTRFPVVDDEPYQDIAPYWPGLALHDLSGTGDPVARAGELVTDEAYRTFDLAEGPLLRAELLRLATDDHVLLITVHHSIFDGASLSVLLGELATAYTAIASGRQPDLGAPPVQYADFAAWQHRHLTDDRLAADLAYWRDRLDGVAPVLGLPTDRPRPKIASARGGAVGFTVPPETTAALRTLARTHSASLFLVTFAAFHAVIGRYAGTTDVLLGVPVAGRDRRELENMIGFFAQTLPVRVDLSGEPTFAELLGRVREEFFDATAHHQLPFDRLVEQLADSRDLAHNPIVQVLFTMLGTGTGADVPRLPGVAAEEFGSAATTTRFDLELHLADAGDRLDGRVVFAADLFDETTMSWFAGHFLAMLTAVAADPGARVSRVPLITPQELALVEEWNERSVESEYA, from the coding sequence ATGACCAGCGGCATGTCCGGCGACCGCGAGGAACTGCTACGGCGCAGGCTCGCCGGCGCCCGGAACCGCCAGGACGGGCCCACCGCCGGGGCACGGGCCGCCCGCCCGGTGCTGTCCCACGGCCAGCGCCGCATCTGGTTCATCGACCGGCTCCAGCAGGGCAGCCCCGGCTACACCATCCCGGCCGCGTACCGCCTCCGCGGCGCCCTGCACATCGGTGCCCTGCACGGCGCGCTGGCCGCGGTCACGCAGCGGCACGAGGTCCTGCGGACGCGCTTCCCGGTGGTGGACGACGAGCCGTACCAGGACATCGCCCCGTACTGGCCCGGACTGGCGCTGCACGACCTCAGCGGCACCGGCGACCCCGTGGCACGGGCCGGGGAACTGGTGACCGACGAGGCGTACCGCACCTTCGACCTGGCCGAGGGACCGCTGCTGCGAGCGGAGCTGCTGCGGCTGGCCACCGACGACCACGTCCTGCTGATCACCGTGCACCACAGCATCTTCGACGGCGCTTCGCTGAGCGTGCTGCTCGGCGAACTGGCCACCGCCTACACCGCGATCGCGTCCGGCAGGCAGCCCGACCTGGGCGCACCGCCGGTGCAGTACGCGGACTTCGCGGCCTGGCAGCACCGGCACCTCACCGACGACCGCCTGGCGGCCGACCTGGCCTACTGGCGCGACCGGCTCGACGGCGTCGCGCCCGTCCTCGGCCTGCCCACCGACCGGCCCCGGCCGAAGATCGCCTCCGCGCGCGGTGGCGCGGTCGGGTTCACCGTGCCGCCCGAGACCACCGCCGCGCTGCGCACGCTGGCCCGCACCCACTCCGCCAGCCTGTTCCTGGTCACGTTCGCCGCGTTCCACGCGGTGATCGGCCGTTATGCCGGTACCACGGACGTGCTGCTCGGGGTGCCGGTCGCCGGCCGGGACCGGCGCGAGCTGGAGAACATGATCGGGTTCTTCGCGCAGACCTTGCCGGTCCGGGTGGACCTGTCCGGCGAGCCGACCTTCGCCGAGCTGCTCGGCCGGGTGCGGGAGGAGTTCTTCGACGCGACCGCCCACCACCAGCTCCCGTTCGACCGGCTGGTCGAGCAGCTGGCCGACAGCCGGGACCTCGCGCACAACCCGATCGTGCAGGTGCTGTTCACCATGCTCGGCACGGGAACCGGGGCGGACGTGCCGCGGCTGCCCGGGGTCGCGGCCGAAGAGTTCGGGTCCGCCGCCACGACCACCCGGTTCGACCTGGAACTGCACCTGGCCGACGCAGGTGACCGGCTCGACGGGCGGGTGGTCTTCGCCGCCGACCTGTTCGACGAGACCACGATGTCCTGGTTCGCCGGGCACTTCCTGGCCATGCTGACCGCGGTCGCGGCCGACCCCGGCGCGCGGGTGTCCCGCGTCCCCCTGATCACCCCCCAGGAGCTGGCGCTCGTCGAGGAGTGGAACGAGCGTTCCGTCGAGAGCGAGTACGCGTGA
- a CDS encoding DUF885 family protein, whose translation MSVAGVLADLFAEVRAWRCRTQPDSFDDLPRVPRPAGWVADWSAGAVRARRAALRTFQSRHAALDLAGAPVPVQVDGRVLGVVLARAEWELEHLRGWQRNPWFAFDQCLQPVYRTLLAFGPVDGEVVLRHLRRIPRTAADCAATMAGQVSAPYAEVTIPALGRVRDDLAAAMAELDLPAALRPALARATADAVDALAGFERWLRDHRDRFAPASPIGPDALRFLLHRVALVPYSPDQILDLAAAEWNRAVAAEAVLRRRFRERPPLCASAAEQIARQRRDLAAVRRFRVDRGLLGPVPGDYRFERLPGHLKPLTWLGVLDDLDEAVRYIPEPAEDLPYFQLADALDPRLGICHEGVHAEQFALGARHPDPARRHFVDSTPNEGIAFYHEELMRTAGLFDDAPAAAVVLANFQRLRALRAEVDIALALGELTIEAAADRLAAAVPMDAQTAWEEAVAFAANPGQGLSYLVGKAQVTDLVAAAVGSGVDIRDCHDRLWREGNVPLVLQHWEALGDRSRLDAADRLAGQPSSTS comes from the coding sequence ATGTCCGTGGCCGGGGTGCTCGCCGACCTGTTCGCCGAGGTCCGCGCGTGGCGGTGCCGTACGCAGCCCGACTCGTTCGACGACCTGCCCCGGGTGCCGCGGCCGGCGGGCTGGGTGGCCGACTGGTCGGCCGGCGCGGTCCGGGCGCGCCGGGCGGCGCTCCGGACGTTCCAGTCCCGTCACGCTGCCCTGGACCTCGCCGGTGCGCCGGTTCCGGTGCAGGTCGACGGCCGGGTGCTCGGCGTGGTCCTGGCGCGGGCGGAGTGGGAGCTGGAGCACCTGCGCGGCTGGCAGCGCAACCCGTGGTTCGCGTTCGACCAGTGCCTGCAACCGGTGTACCGGACGCTGCTGGCCTTCGGTCCCGTGGACGGTGAGGTCGTGCTCAGGCACCTGCGCCGGATCCCGCGGACGGCCGCGGACTGCGCCGCCACCATGGCCGGGCAGGTGTCCGCGCCGTACGCGGAGGTGACGATCCCCGCGCTGGGCCGGGTACGCGACGATCTGGCCGCGGCGATGGCCGAGCTGGACCTGCCCGCAGCCCTGCGCCCCGCCCTCGCGCGGGCCACGGCGGACGCCGTCGACGCGCTCGCCGGGTTCGAACGGTGGCTGCGGGACCACCGCGACCGGTTCGCCCCCGCTTCCCCGATCGGCCCCGATGCCCTGCGGTTCCTGCTGCACCGCGTCGCGCTCGTGCCGTACTCGCCGGACCAGATCCTCGACCTGGCCGCGGCCGAGTGGAACCGCGCGGTCGCCGCGGAAGCCGTGCTGCGCCGTCGTTTCCGCGAGCGGCCGCCGCTGTGCGCTTCGGCGGCGGAGCAGATCGCGCGGCAGCGCCGGGACCTCGCCGCCGTCCGGCGCTTCCGGGTCGACCGTGGCCTGCTGGGCCCGGTGCCCGGTGACTACCGGTTCGAACGGCTGCCCGGCCACCTGAAGCCGCTGACCTGGCTGGGCGTGCTCGACGACCTGGACGAGGCCGTCCGCTACATCCCCGAGCCCGCCGAGGATCTGCCGTACTTCCAGCTGGCCGACGCGCTCGACCCGCGGCTGGGCATCTGCCACGAAGGCGTGCACGCCGAGCAGTTCGCCCTCGGTGCCCGCCACCCCGACCCGGCCCGCCGCCACTTCGTCGACTCCACCCCGAACGAGGGAATCGCGTTCTACCACGAGGAACTGATGCGCACGGCCGGGTTGTTCGACGACGCCCCGGCCGCCGCCGTGGTGCTCGCGAACTTCCAGCGGCTGCGGGCGTTGCGTGCCGAGGTGGACATCGCGCTGGCGCTCGGCGAGCTGACCATCGAGGCCGCCGCCGACCGGCTGGCCGCCGCGGTGCCGATGGACGCGCAGACGGCGTGGGAGGAGGCCGTGGCCTTCGCCGCCAACCCGGGTCAGGGACTGAGTTACCTCGTGGGCAAGGCCCAGGTCACCGACCTCGTCGCGGCCGCCGTCGGGTCCGGTGTGGACATTCGCGACTGTCACGACCGGTTGTGGCGCGAGGGGAACGTGCCCCTGGTGCTCCAGCACTGGGAGGCGCTGGGTGACCGGTCGCGGCTGGACGCGGCCGACCGGCTCGCCGGTCAGCCGAGTTCGACGTCGTAG
- a CDS encoding MFS transporter gives MSEPGTTERTPTIGDLFREPRARTYFLGVGVSLFGDNVLTLAAGVWAKTLTGNDGAGGLVSFFLLLPTLCSPVFGVLADRVRKRSLMIAVNAVMVLIVPTLLFVRTSRDIWLIYLVMLASGVAVVTLAAAQSGLFVMMLPERLLGTANSTYTSMQEGMKVLAPAAGAALFVWLGGGLIGLLDGLTFLVACAVLWAIKVPEPAPQPRRAKLRAELTEGFRHLAKVTELRVVVGAAAVIMLTAGFVTTALFGVVSTGLGRAPAFLGVVSSMQGIGSVVGGLLAPRLIAKVGEARTVGFAAVLTAAGTAVLAVPSVAVVLPGNALRGVGLAWMLIGAITLMQRRTPGALMGRAASALYMLLFGPSVLALLTGAGLTNLTGHRTLVVVAAVLAAGAGAVVLIRRSGPVRTSTEEES, from the coding sequence GTGAGCGAGCCCGGAACCACCGAACGCACCCCCACCATCGGGGACCTGTTCCGCGAGCCGCGGGCCCGCACGTACTTCCTCGGTGTCGGCGTGTCCCTGTTCGGGGACAACGTGCTCACCCTCGCCGCCGGCGTCTGGGCCAAGACCCTCACCGGCAACGACGGCGCGGGCGGTCTCGTGTCGTTCTTCCTGCTGCTGCCGACGCTGTGCTCGCCGGTGTTCGGCGTGCTGGCCGACCGGGTGCGCAAGCGGTCGCTGATGATCGCGGTCAACGCGGTCATGGTGCTGATCGTGCCGACGCTGCTGTTCGTGCGCACTTCCCGGGACATCTGGCTCATCTACCTGGTGATGCTGGCCTCCGGGGTGGCGGTGGTGACACTCGCCGCCGCGCAGAGCGGCCTGTTCGTCATGATGCTGCCCGAACGCCTGCTGGGCACGGCCAACAGCACGTACACCTCCATGCAGGAGGGGATGAAGGTCCTCGCCCCGGCGGCCGGAGCGGCCCTGTTCGTCTGGCTCGGCGGTGGCCTGATCGGCCTGCTCGACGGGCTGACGTTCCTGGTCGCGTGCGCGGTGCTGTGGGCGATCAAGGTGCCCGAACCGGCGCCGCAACCCCGCCGGGCGAAGCTGCGCGCCGAGCTCACCGAAGGGTTCCGGCACCTGGCGAAGGTCACCGAGCTGCGCGTGGTGGTCGGCGCCGCCGCCGTGATCATGCTGACCGCCGGGTTCGTCACCACCGCGCTGTTCGGCGTGGTGAGCACCGGGCTCGGCCGGGCACCGGCGTTCCTCGGGGTGGTGTCCAGCATGCAGGGCATCGGCTCGGTCGTCGGCGGCCTGCTCGCGCCGCGGCTGATCGCGAAGGTCGGGGAGGCCCGCACGGTCGGGTTCGCGGCCGTGCTCACCGCCGCCGGCACCGCGGTGCTGGCCGTCCCCTCGGTCGCGGTGGTGCTGCCCGGGAACGCGCTGCGGGGCGTCGGCCTGGCCTGGATGCTGATCGGGGCCATCACGCTGATGCAGCGACGGACCCCCGGCGCGCTGATGGGAAGGGCCGCGTCCGCGCTGTACATGCTCTTGTTCGGGCCGTCGGTGCTCGCCCTGCTCACCGGCGCGGGGCTGACCAACCTGACAGGCCACCGCACCTTGGTCGTCGTCGCCGCCGTGTTGGCCGCCGGTGCCGGCGCGGTCGTGCTCATCCGTCGAAGTGGTCCGGTTCGGACGTCCACAGAGGAGGAATCGTGA
- a CDS encoding MbtH family protein: protein MNGEMQYRVVVNHEDQHSIWPQDRDNPPGWTDEGFRGSKDECLAHIAEVWTDITPRSVREALAHRQS from the coding sequence GTGAACGGGGAAATGCAGTACCGGGTCGTGGTGAACCACGAGGACCAGCACTCGATCTGGCCGCAGGACCGGGACAACCCGCCCGGCTGGACCGACGAGGGCTTCCGCGGGTCGAAGGACGAGTGCCTCGCGCACATCGCCGAGGTGTGGACCGACATCACTCCGCGCAGCGTTCGGGAAGCGCTGGCGCACCGGCAGTCCTGA
- the asnB gene encoding asparagine synthase (glutamine-hydrolyzing), producing the protein MCGIVGWIAFGRDLTRERDTIATMTRTLHRRGPDDEGEWLSPHAVLGHRRLAVLDIEGGAQPMTATGPAGRPVVLVYSGELYNFRDLRAELRVRGHRFTTASDTEVVLRAYLEWGIGCVDRLAGMYAFGVWDAHREELLLVRDRLGVKPLYYHPRPDGVVFASEPKAILANPLFRPRTRLEDLPILFNPRLAMPGETPLADLHQVPPGHLVRVGRTGTHVLPYWHLVSHDHTDDLDTTIGTVRELLEQVVAEQLVADVPRCTLLSGGLDSTAVAALAAARLPERVSTYSVDFAGAAGDFRPTPLRPERDSPFAVAAAEHLGTDHTDVVLDPALLTRFVPEALAARDLPTLGQFDTSMYLLFRQVRERFTVALSGEGADEVFGGYPWFLDPKTVGADTFPWLGNGPRLTGCLASDVLARVRPGEDEADRYATMLARVPRLHGETGTAARMREVLYLSLQGPLTYLLDRKDRMSMAVGLEVRVPFCDHRLLSYVWNVPWKMKTFDGREKSLLRAAVADLLPEPVLQRRKSAYPSTFAPAHGEAVRRELDALLDDPASPLSPLLDKEKVYALRDRGGPLMTVADTLHLLLPLLEVDRWLRAYDVELG; encoded by the coding sequence GTGTGCGGCATCGTCGGCTGGATAGCGTTCGGCCGGGACCTCACCCGGGAGCGGGACACCATCGCGACGATGACCCGCACGCTGCACCGCCGGGGACCCGACGACGAGGGCGAATGGCTGTCCCCGCACGCGGTGCTCGGCCACCGCAGGCTGGCCGTGCTCGACATCGAGGGCGGCGCCCAGCCGATGACGGCCACCGGGCCCGCCGGCCGGCCGGTGGTGCTCGTCTACAGCGGCGAGCTGTACAACTTCCGTGACCTGCGCGCGGAACTGCGGGTGCGCGGCCACCGGTTCACCACCGCCTCCGACACCGAGGTGGTGCTGCGCGCGTACCTGGAGTGGGGGATCGGGTGCGTGGACCGGCTCGCCGGCATGTACGCCTTCGGCGTCTGGGACGCCCACCGCGAGGAGCTGCTGCTGGTCCGGGACCGGCTGGGCGTCAAGCCGCTGTACTACCACCCGCGCCCGGACGGCGTGGTGTTCGCCTCCGAGCCCAAGGCGATCCTGGCCAACCCGCTGTTCCGGCCGCGGACCCGGCTGGAGGACCTGCCGATCCTGTTCAACCCCCGGCTCGCCATGCCCGGCGAGACCCCGCTGGCCGATCTCCACCAGGTGCCGCCCGGTCACCTCGTGCGGGTGGGCCGGACCGGGACGCACGTGCTGCCGTACTGGCACCTGGTCAGCCACGACCACACCGACGACCTCGACACCACCATCGGCACCGTCCGCGAGCTGCTGGAACAGGTCGTCGCCGAGCAGCTCGTCGCGGACGTCCCGCGTTGCACGCTGCTGTCCGGCGGCCTGGACTCCACGGCGGTGGCCGCGCTCGCCGCCGCCCGGCTGCCGGAGCGCGTCAGCACGTACTCGGTGGACTTCGCCGGGGCGGCCGGGGACTTCCGGCCGACCCCGCTGCGGCCCGAGCGCGACAGCCCGTTCGCCGTCGCCGCCGCCGAGCACCTCGGCACCGACCACACCGACGTGGTCCTGGACCCGGCGCTGCTGACGCGGTTCGTGCCCGAGGCGCTGGCCGCCCGCGACCTGCCAACGCTCGGGCAGTTCGACACGTCGATGTACCTGCTGTTCCGGCAGGTGCGGGAGCGGTTCACCGTGGCGTTGTCCGGCGAAGGCGCCGATGAGGTGTTCGGCGGGTACCCGTGGTTCCTCGACCCGAAGACCGTGGGCGCGGACACGTTCCCGTGGCTGGGCAACGGTCCCCGGCTCACCGGGTGCCTGGCATCGGACGTCCTCGCCCGCGTCCGCCCCGGCGAGGACGAGGCGGACCGCTACGCCACCATGCTGGCCCGCGTTCCCCGCCTGCACGGCGAAACCGGGACGGCCGCGCGGATGCGCGAGGTGCTCTACCTGAGCCTGCAGGGGCCGCTGACCTACCTGCTCGACCGCAAGGACCGGATGAGCATGGCGGTCGGGCTGGAGGTGCGCGTCCCGTTCTGCGACCACCGGTTGCTGTCGTACGTGTGGAACGTGCCGTGGAAGATGAAGACCTTCGACGGACGCGAGAAGAGCCTGCTGCGCGCGGCCGTCGCCGACCTGCTGCCCGAACCGGTGCTTCAGCGGCGCAAGAGCGCGTACCCCTCGACCTTCGCGCCGGCCCACGGCGAGGCCGTACGCCGCGAGCTGGACGCCCTGCTCGACGACCCGGCTTCGCCACTGAGTCCGTTGCTGGACAAGGAGAAGGTGTACGCCCTGCGCGACCGTGGCGGCCCGCTGATGACCGTGGCCGACACGTTACACCTGCTGCTGCCATTGCTGGAGGTGGACCGTTGGCTGCGCGCCTACGACGTCGAACTCGGCTGA
- a CDS encoding GNAT family N-acetyltransferase, whose amino-acid sequence MTAALREARYRWHNSTDPRIGDWHRRLDRLASARPRVTVSYPAGGGPVLAYAGIDDGLQHVLPYAEQRRGPALRRAGRRTTWARLDAPEADLLFVGYLTGRPPGPAGLAHVDLPFRVHLVVRPGTDPAAVPTRLSRKARQQYRREQHSRDRSLEVATGQADFEYFYRRMHAPTMRRRHGDAARSVPFDVALHSLFAQGVLFFLREHGERVAGMLCRREPGALVLRLAGVLDGAGDAYRTGTYLGLYVSILVWAAEAGVAEVDLSGTEPFLSKGIFQFKRKLHPLVRVPANHFASKRLRLCVRRDTPAVRDFLVANPVLVPGGRAFEAWYFRDRDRAPRLDLRWRTDGVHGHRVVDLDEFLGGAPCAASSAG is encoded by the coding sequence ATGACGGCTGCTCTGCGCGAGGCGCGCTACCGGTGGCACAACAGCACCGATCCCCGCATCGGAGACTGGCACCGGCGGCTCGACCGGCTGGCCAGCGCCCGGCCCCGGGTGACGGTCTCGTACCCGGCCGGCGGCGGGCCGGTCCTGGCGTACGCGGGCATCGACGACGGGTTGCAGCACGTCCTGCCGTACGCGGAGCAGCGGCGCGGCCCGGCCCTGCGCCGCGCCGGCCGGCGGACGACGTGGGCGAGGCTGGACGCGCCGGAGGCGGACCTGCTGTTCGTCGGGTACCTCACCGGGCGCCCGCCCGGCCCGGCCGGCCTGGCGCACGTGGACCTGCCGTTCCGGGTGCACCTGGTGGTGCGGCCCGGGACGGATCCGGCCGCGGTGCCCACGCGGCTGTCGCGCAAGGCCCGCCAGCAGTACCGGCGCGAGCAGCACAGCCGGGACCGCAGCCTCGAGGTCGCCACCGGGCAGGCCGACTTCGAGTACTTCTACCGCCGCATGCACGCACCGACCATGCGGCGGCGGCACGGCGACGCGGCCCGGTCGGTGCCGTTCGACGTCGCGCTGCACAGCCTGTTCGCGCAGGGCGTGCTGTTCTTCCTGCGGGAGCACGGCGAACGCGTCGCCGGGATGCTGTGCCGCCGGGAGCCGGGCGCGCTGGTGCTGCGGCTGGCCGGGGTCCTCGACGGGGCAGGCGACGCGTACCGGACCGGAACCTACCTCGGGCTGTACGTGTCCATTCTGGTTTGGGCGGCCGAAGCCGGGGTGGCGGAGGTCGACCTGTCCGGCACGGAACCCTTCCTCAGCAAGGGGATCTTCCAGTTCAAGCGCAAGCTGCACCCGCTGGTCCGGGTGCCCGCCAACCACTTCGCGAGCAAGCGGCTGCGGCTGTGCGTCCGCCGGGACACCCCGGCGGTGCGGGACTTCCTCGTCGCCAACCCGGTCCTGGTGCCCGGCGGCCGGGCGTTCGAGGCGTGGTACTTCCGCGACCGGGACCGCGCGCCCCGGCTGGACCTGCGGTGGCGGACCGACGGTGTGCACGGGCACCGGGTCGTCGACCTCGACGAGTTCCTGGGAGGTGCGCCGTGTGCGGCATCGTCGGCTGGATAG